In Juglans regia cultivar Chandler chromosome 13, Walnut 2.0, whole genome shotgun sequence, the DNA window aatatttattttgcacattaaattttaataaaataatatttaactaGCTATAGAGAGTGAATCATATCACTTGATACATACAAAGTAtattatttaaagataaatattttagtgataaatatataacataaaagtctataaaataaattaacttatgTTAAATTTAAAGCTTAAcataatacgttaaatttaaatttatttttattataaaataaatcgaattaaatataaaaataaattttctgtatgtttaattttataaaatttattcgcTTGTCTTTGTCTTTGTCTTAATTAAataagagcattgctattcataagtctATATACCAcatactaaaatttttttattttttaaaaatttttttaaagtttttttgggttttattattcttaaaataattgaattattctactcataatttatataacatacatttagtaagagaataaaattaaagaaattataaaaaggatggtgtgtggtgtatgaggcttagaaattgaatttttcattaaataaagaTGCCAACATGAAACCAAATTGATGGAGACTGGTGCATTTGGATCCCTTCAAGGGACAGGAGAATGGCTCTTCAAGTGGTGAGGACAATTGCAATAAGAGCCGTACAATCATGATGCGTGGTAGTTACGGTCAGTTTTATACAGCCTGTCGTATCAAACATACGACAAAAAGCTATGGGCCAGCGATCGGAAATCACATGCCACGATCTTATCTGAAAAGCACTCGTAGTTATCAATCTTGCAGGGAACCAATTGggttatcaaaacaaaacaaaacaaaacaaaaggaaaaaggaaaaggtaaTTAAGCGGAATCGTTCTTtaaaaagggaaaggaaaaggTAATTTGCTCGCATgcctttcataaaaaataaaaaataaaaaataaaaaaagggaaatgttTTTTCCACaccgattgaatttttttattttttaattaattgttaagtaagaattttaaaatgaatttctgatttttttaaatatttaaaaaatttaaaaaatctttaaaataaaaacaaacaatttttcttttacctaATGGTAGCTGTTTCGGTGGCCTTCCACCAAAAATAATCGTCTGCGTGTTGGGTACAAGTTATGACAGCTAGCATCTTGTCCTGCAGGTAGCTGTACGTCTTGATCTTCGATCGTAGCCCAACTTGCATCGTTTTTTCAAGGACTTAATTAAGTTGGCCCTACCGTCATGAAATCAGCACTAATGGCTTCTTAATTTGTGTCTGGGCTTGCAGCAATATATACAAATCGTCAAAGGcatgtatatatgatattgaaCATCCAATCCTGAAAATTGTTGACTGATTGACAACGGCTACCATTTTCTTGTGGGCGGTTCAAATTAGTCTTGTACATGCTAGCTATTACTGCTGCAGAATTAGTTGAATCGAGATTTAAGTCTATGTTCAACGTTTTTCCAGCCGTCCATGCATGGATCCCAAATGCGACTTctacttttctaatttttttttgaaatccaTATTCATTCTCATTCACAACTCATAATTGATAGTTATGCTTatgcttatttatatatataataaataatatatatatatatatatatagagagagagagagagcagcttTGGTTTCAACACACGTACCGCGTGGTTTTGTAATTCTATGCATGCAGCGTTAGAATTACGGTATTAATGaagaccaaaacaaaaatataattggTGACCAAGGATTATTCGATCGGTCTAAGATATGCATGCTAGTCTGATCAGAAATCCACGTGTGTCGATCAATTCCCAGGGACCACAGAGATTAGGTTGAAACAGATATTCAAATTAAAAGCACGCGCGTAAGTTTCCAATGTTGCATGCGACAATATCTATAATAcaatttcttgttcttttgcAGATATTTCTTCTTGTGGGTGCAGTATGGAGCATGGCTGGTCTAGGTTGCATGCAGGCAATGACCCTACTATATatttctccatatatatatatatatatatatatatatatatatatatcatgcgcACCGCATGTGGCCGACGCAAATTTGTCAACTTCCTGTTGCATGATCGATACTGCTTTATCCATTTGCATATATGGGGCCATCGTGTCATTGTATCATTAATCAATGATTTCTCCTAAAATAAAAACTGGTGTACAAATTATATTAGATGCAGTACTACTACTCAAAACGTGTTGCATGGGGGATTCATCATGGATATATAATGGCGGGTGTGACACAATTAAGTtgcagtacgtacgtacgtacccaaGTGTTTGGTATgaaatattcattaatttcctTGGTTGTATAGCTTCCAAAAAGAATAAACAAGTTAGGATATTAAACAAGTTCAAGAGATCAGGCGCCTTGCTTTGATCTTGATTCCTCTTGATGAGTACTGATCTCCCACATGGCCTACAGCTAACTAGGCCTAGCTACCTGGCCTGCAACCATGTGTGCCAATTTATGAGAGATATATAGATTCCTGACTAGCTACCACAGGCCAGTCCACAACATCCATCATGATGATATTATAAGGAtcaatttaatttcttcttccaGGAATATTATGCCAAAATGCGACAGTACAACCATACATTAATTTCCCTAAACCTACCCTATAGCTAGCTGATATTCTTCTAGGCAAATCCCAATCTGATCGATCTTAAAGTCGTTATCTCTAGATTTTATATATGAagtgaattttataatatttattaaataattagtacTATCCAAAAATTCGCCAGTTGTGAATTATGTGCATGAAAacttattttatgcaaatatcTCACCCGCTTTAATTAAGGTTCTAATAAGAACTTTCGCTTCAtatatagttcatatatatatatatatagtagtaataatatatatatatatatatatataatcttgatTGAGATCtagatattaataaaaaaaacaatatatatttcataattcaAGAAGTACTAGTACTCTTGTCATTATAAATTGGCCGGTAGCTACAGCCTAGTACATAGGTTCATGCTAATTAAGCATGTAATTTATCGAGTATTTACTGTTGGAAgggtttaattaatattttttttaaaaacatttatcgAAAAACCCGGTTGGTAACAGCACATATAGAGATAAGAAAGATATTTTTTACCAGATCAATAAACAGCTTGTGGCCATCATTTATTTGGGCAAACAATGATCACAAGTAAAGGAGAAGCCGATCGATGAGACAATGTATATGGGCCCTGCATAAATAGATATAAGCGTAGCTGCTAAGACCCACCTCTCTACTAATTATTGCAGATTTTATTATTAGCAGCTTGTTGGAACAGTCTTCTCAAATGTCGACTCcattatattttattccaactcaaaaaaaatttataatattttttacatataaacactaatttttaatttcaaatattcaattttttcatctaattattacttactaattacaattttatcaaatatttaaagaaaatacaaaaaataatacaatttttacaatttcacaacaaaaataatattaaaaaattctattataacaatattttaattttataatatgtttattcaactttttttttctctcattttctcagCCCAATAAAACAcgatcttaactcaaatcattttcctattattaacagatttctcatctcatttaattctCCTAATATCCTTTTAatcctccaaaaattaaaaaaagttaattatttcaaaagaGAGGAACACTCAgctcaataatatttatcagcAATATGATAATTAATGGATTTGGCAAGTTTGAttagttttaattaaaatgatggTATTGATGATCAAATCTGAAAGACCCGGCCAATTAAGCATCCAACCACGACTCCTttttaggcctagtttgttttcataatttttttaattctcattttatctaattattataatttttttaaatttgtatacaaaataaaataaacaattcaatattttcaatttctaaagcaaaaataatattaaaaaaatatattttaataatattttattttatttttaattttactagaaaaaatcatttacttttatcaACATGCAAAAATTCATTTGTTTTGTCCACTTTTTTTTCCCGTTTTGAAACTGTTTTTCTTGGGCCAGGCTTTGGATTGACAATTTCAAGGTTTCAAGCCTACTTTAATATCTCATTCCGGATGGGTCCATCTGTTTGTCTACTTGGGCCTCTCTCGCGGACTCCTTATAAACGACTCTCATAATCATTATTAGTTACCAAAACATGTTAGAATTAATCTTCTAGCCGGTCAACTGTTTCTCTCCAAAAAATAGTCCTCTAATGACTGGCTGCCACGTAGGCATCTCATTAATTAGGCCTGTGCAAAAAGACCGATGGGCCGATCAACCCGCATGACCCGATTGGATTTACCCGACAATAATCGGGTTCATCGGGTCCAGATCATCTAACGGGTTCGATGATTTTCATGTCGGTTGAAACCGACCACCGACAGATTTGATCTTGCGTCGATCTTCGGTAGATTTTGAACGAGCTACTCACAAAAACTCATCGATCTACGACGGATTCTCCACTGCTAATCAGACCCACCAAGAAATCAacagttttacatttttctctgAGAATAAATCAAGCAAAGCCTCTGCTTCCTCCCGAGGTGAAGTCGTCGatgatttcaaagaaaattaaatagatcTTGAACTagatctcaaagaaaatgaaatacatcataaagaaaatgaaatacatcatAAGCTTCATCACCGATGAGGCATCCGACAAGTTCTAGATGTAGAAACGACAATCAACGGCGATGATCTGCGCACGGTGGGCCTTGACCACCCTCGGCTTCGAGGACTACGTGGAGCCCCTCAAGGTGTACCTGCAGAGAAAGGGTGGGTTTGGGAGGGGAAAGGCAAAGTTGCAGAGGGAGGGTGGGTTTTGGATGCAGAGGAAGGGTGGGTTTGGGAGGGGGAAGGCTGAGCTGCAGAGGGAGGGTGGGTTTCGACTGCAGAGGGAGGGTGGGTTTCGGCTGCAGAGGGAAAAGTCTGAGCTgcagaggagaggaagaggaagagaagaaacgGACCATGTGTGAGAGGCTGAGTTTGCAGAGGAGCATGAAAGGGGCGTGGTCGCGTGGGTTTGCAAATGAAGATGAACGGGCGAGAATTGAGAAAGACGATAAAAAGCAAGACAAACGGGTTCGACCCGATCCGACATTTACGGGTCGGGTCAAGTCGAGCTAAAACGGCGCTTCGTTGCGGGTCGGGTCGGTTCGGTCCAAAATTTGGTCGGGTCGGATCTCTGTGCAGCCCTATCACTAATTGTATAATGTGCCCCCACTACAAGGGATCACGCACCGCTATCATCGCTCCTCTCCATCCCCATGCATAGAACTCACACGAAAAAGTTAGAAACTCAATATCGACCATCTCTGTCCCCCTCTCCGCCACTCTCTCCACCCCTTTCTCCGTCGTTGCTTCCATTGCGGCTGACCCCCTTTCCTGAACCTTGCACGGAAACACCCATCGATTCAGAGTCCAGAATCTAACCCcgttgattttgtgttttttatctCTTTAAAAAGTCTTTCTTCTCTCCTCAACCCCgtcagttttgttttttatttctttgtaaaTTCGGCGATGTGAGTGGGGATCGAGTGTTGAATGCCTGCCAAGAAACAAACACAAGTAATTCTGAACGAAGATAGAAGAAATAaacaaaagctagctagctaattaatgaGAAGTTTATGTAACTAGACGCAAAGGCAGGCAAACCCATACGAAATAGAAGAGCGGAAGATTACCATGTAAGTGGTTGAGGGGACAGACAAGATGGCGGCAATGGGGTGATTTCGTATACTGGACGATATGAGGGTTGAAGGCTCCAAAGCGATGTGTGTTTCAGGATTCTTGATCAGATGTGATGATCTTAGATTAATTTGTGTGTAGTTTCTAACGTGGTGGCCTGTCATTTGGGGGCTGTTAAACACTTAATAACAAACTGATGACTCCAAAGCGGTTCTGAACATTTTAAATACATcaaagatgaagatgacaaaTGCTGTGTTTGCGAAAATATACTTTATGTGAAAAAACCTagcattttatttaaaaaagaaatatttacaGAAATAAAGTTACCATGGTACTCGAGAAATCATAAGAATTGGTTGCCACAAACACCGAAACACGTATGgatatgattaattatatatgaatttttttttaaaaaaaaaaaatcagtgtaaataagaattatatttgttaaaaaaaattatttatcatataatcacaaattgatataattttatatgatataataaatctatgagaaatgatagttacagtcatGAGTGCGCAAGCGGCgtgcaattaatttaaaaaaagtgaaaactcacatgaaaaaaaaattaactttttaataatataccctactattttttaaaatgactgcacgatACTTGTACTTCACAAATGTAGCATTACTATTATCAAactagaaaaaatctattcatcattccaattttcataatctcatgatgtgtcattaatgataggcttacaagtgaaatgtaataaataatttctaatcacctaataccacatcataaaatgatggaaattgagatgataaatagcATTACTCATCCGATTATTATGGtctaattagataaaattaatCTGGAAGGTGTCTTCTACAAAAAATGGGCCGAAAATCCCGAAGGTATTTGTAGTATGGCAGGTTTGGGGTGGcatgaaatacaaaattttcatctcatcttattattatacatttttcaaaattttatataaaatataataaataatttaatttttttaaatcttaatttaattttttcaaatcagaacacaataataatattaaaatataatattttaaagaaaaatatttacaccAGCCTCAACACATTTAGtgtaatgaatgaaaaaaaaataatttgaaaccaTAATATATAGAGAGCGTAAGCTGACGTATAACatatctcatattttaaattctcaaataaaatacaaaattttcccTTACCAACTCCGTCCGAATGGCAACGACATAGGTGCATTTTGGTCCTtgttgagagtgagagagagagagagtgtgtgtgtgtggtgtctGTGTTATCTACATGGAGGACCACGAAACCAGTGGATGTAGTCGTTGATCCGAGACACACTGAGAGAAGGATAAAGGGAGTGCCAAAACGATGCGTCGAACGATATCCGTTTTGGTCCAGCCACGGTGCCTCCTCCTCTACCTGGTCCTTTTTGTTTTGCTCATCTTTGCGTTCTCGAAGCCCAAGACCAAAACCAAGACCAAGATTAAGCAGGTACGCTACGCTTGTTCTTGTTTGCTTACCAACTCATCTCGTTTCGTCTGTGTAGATCTGATTGTGGGAGTGGGATTGAGTATTGAGCTGTATCTGTTGCGAAATTGACCTGGGATTGGATTTGTCATGATGGGTTGTTGTTTGGTTGTGGTTTATCTTACCTGAATGTATGGATGAAGTGGTTTCCGTTATGGGTTTGGGGAGGAGTGGGAGGCACCCAAACTTTTTCAGTGTTGCAATCTCGTATGTgattgcatttttcatttaaCATTTGAATATACTCGAAAGTCGAAAGTAATGCGAAGGCGTTTTGGTTAGAATGTGTGGGGTAGAGAATTTCAAGACTTAGactcaatgttttgaataccgtaccggatgtcgtaccggtcaaggtactgaaatgaaatatttcgataccggtaccgtttcgagatagcgtTTCGgaataatattttgagataatcgatatataaataaattatattctaaaataatagtatatatataaataaattatatataaatatatatataaattataaatagtctaatctgaattgaaggttaaaaaataagattgtagtttgaaaaaatgaaaaaaaaaaaatactggccgaaatatcggccggtatggctggtattttggccggtacgaaataaatatagtacctgtaccggttGGATGGCCgatacgaaaaatttcggccgtactgGCCGGTACACCAGTACGGTCGAAATTCACAACATTGCTTAGATTCGGTAAAAATGGGTAGAATATCTTAagaatatattacaaataataaaatttacctatTTCTATcgatttaaacttttgagataaatgatgattcacatggtattagagcatgTAGAAATACTCGTTTCTCCCCATAAAAGGCCTAATAGGAAGAGTGAGGTAACTTCTTATAAAGTTCATGATGAATTTGTTCCTAAACTGTATGAGACTTTTCAACATGCCCCCTCACGTGTGGGTCGGTATTTTCGGTACCATCATCGTGGGTAGGTCGCAGGGACCCATCATCAGTTATAAGTTaacttgctctgataccatgtagaatCACTACTTGTCTAAAAAACTTAAGCTGATTGATGATGGGCTCCTGCGATCTACTCACGATGATGGTACAGGAAATACCGGTCCACATGTGAGGGGGCGTGTTGAGAAGTCCCACACAGTTTAGGAACAAATTCATCCTATTAGGCCTTTTATAGAGAGAAATGAGTGTTTCTACAGAGCAGAAGTCTTAAGTTCAAATCCTAATTCTATACTctatccatttaattaaatattccacgtgTGGGTATTGAGCCTACTCATTGAGGAAGAGAATACCCACATGTGGAGGggattattaaaaatataatataaataataaaatcgaCATCTTcctatcagtttaaacttttgagataaatgatgattttacAGAATATACTTGAATCATGAAAGATTCAGGGTAAGTATGGGGTAATTGCTAAAAATTATTAGCTTTGTCTGGATACAgagatgatttcatctcatatcatcattacaacattctcaaatttttaaataaaatataataaacaattcaatttttttaaatttttaaatattaataatattaaatattaatattataataatattttatttaatttatttaaaactatctcatttcatgttattatccaaacgagccAAGTAGTAGTTTCTGATTCAACTTGACAATTTACAAAAATGTACGGACGGAAGAATTGTTTCTGTGGCATTACAACTTGAAAGCTGGGCGAGAACGCGTCTATTTCGTTTGGGTTAGTGTCATGAGAAGATGCATTGCTGAGACATTCAATGAGGATTCTGGTAGGATAATAATTTTCATCAGAACCGTTGGACCTACTTTCTTTTCAAAGATTTGGTGTTATATTGTTCTATAAAGAGTGTTATATGGATTTGTGAAATATGGTTTCTAGTTTTATCCGTGTACATGAGACTGGAATGAGGTTAAGGGTGATCGGTAAAAAAAGGACAGATTGTAACTTCGTGGTCTATTTTTGTAGCTACTACCTCCTGATGAGGTCCCGGGAGTCTcacttttggaaaaaaaaaaaacttttcacaTCTGGTAACTCATCTATGAGTAACGACTTTACCTGTCTACTTGagcataagaaaaattatttttgctacacttttgacattattttattatgcctTTAGTTACCTTTTGATATGTGGATTCCTTGAGTGACTATTATGTACCATTATTGTTGTCTAATGGCAAAttaataaatgtataaaattgcTTCCTCTAATGTGTAGGTTGAAGAGAAAGCAGAAGAGGTGCCTGAAATTACCCACAGAGTTTACTTGGATGTTAATATTGATAAACAGCGTCAAGGTACAGCTTTCACATTAAAACTGTGATTTTAACTGTAGCAACAAGGACCTGGCTGCTCTTGATTCTACATCCACAGATGGATACGTCCTTCTTTCTTATTTCATCATAACTGAAAGTAAAGGAGCAATAGCATTATGTTGTTAATAAAGTTCTATCCCAAGTCGTCACTCCTCCTTAAATTCCTGTGTTAATTTTGTGTACATATGATTGTGATAATGAAAACATTCCGTTGGAGTCTTCCATAATACTGTGGCACAAAATCTtcatcggtttttttttttttcatttttatgaattttcctcaaaattttctttttcttttttttttccccctcgaGTCTTCAAATGATCAATTGGCAATAGTGTGTGCTTTATTTGGCGTTTGAATCAAAATACCGATGGCTTATGAGTGATTCTTAAGAGTCTTTCTAAATGGTACTTCCAAGGACATGGTCTATCTTATTTGGTGGTCTGGAGACCACTGAAGACTTAGGTATGTGCAATATTCCTAACGGATATCAGTGCACAGCTTCATTTGGGCATACTGAAGTCATTTACAATCTCAGTTCTTTCAAAACTGGGACTTGCTGCTTTTATCAGTAAAATCTAAACCAGTTTGCTTGGAAATATGATAACTTTTTACGCTGCTGGACCAATCCAGGTTCTGATAATAAGCTATCAGATGGAAAAGATCTGTCATTTAAACCCTAAACTATACAGTGTTGGAAATTATATTATACCCCAATGTCTTAtctttcttttgccttttttatgTTCAACTGCCAATCTACTTATGTATTAATACAGGTAGAATCGTGATTGGATTATATGGCCAAGTTGTACCAAAAACTGTTGGTATGTTCTCGAGCTTGTGTCTAATCTTGTACATCCTGTATTTTAGTTGCCTAAATCATCTCAACTAGTGGCCAATTcgtaaattgtattttttttttcacccttttCATGCTATGACATGTTAATTGAATTGCCTAATACTCGATTTCTTGCCTTTTTTTTGGCAGAAAACTTTAGGGCTTTGTGCACAGGTACTTGGGGTATTCTTACTTGTGTTATGTGGTAGTTAACCTGATGGTTGCTGTTATTCTTGGTTTATGATTATACTAACTTGCTCACCTTTAATGTAGGGGAGAAAGGTAAGGGTGCCAGTGGAAAGAAGCTCCACTTCAAAGGAACACCATTTCATCGTATAGTCTCTGGGTTCATGATTCAAGGTGGGGATATCATTTATGGTGATGGTAGGGGGTATGAATCTATATATGGTGTCACCTTTGCAGATGAGAATTTCAAGATAAAACATTCACATGCAGGTTTTTAACTTCAAAACCTTTTAGTGGTTGGGCTGTGTAATAGTTTATGTATGACTTGTGGCTGGTTTGTTCTTACTATCCTTTCTCTGAAATGATGTTTATTGTTGCAGGCGTTGTTTCCATGGTAAATTCCGGGCCTAATTCAAATGGCGCTCAATTTTTTATCACTACTGTTAAAACCAGCTGGTAAGCTATTATCTAGGTTTTGCAGTGttgaatattaagaaaaatgtataaaaatccTAAACTGTTTTTGGCTACAGAAACAGCTTTTTTTAAATCCTTCCTGAtagtcatgcatatatattttctagGACCATCCAAAACTCACTTTGTTTTTTCTggattaattataatattatattaccaTCTAGATCTAATTCTTTCTGCGGGTTTTGTTGTTTGATGAAACTGGGGGCAGCTGTGGTTGCCAAAAGTGAGTCTTCATATTAGATAGACAATCTTCTTAATATATCTACTCCAGCAAAAcaacttatataatatattctagaatataaataagatatataCGATCTAGAGAGGAATAGTAGAAAGAGCTTAAGATCCTAGAGATATTAGGGAGTTGCAACAAACagggaagttaaaaaaaaaggaaagagatctAAAAGATCTTTTTCCTCACTGGGTCTGTGGCTGATAATGCATATCATGCCCAAAGCAGATTCATGCATATAATGTGTGCTTTTATACATGTGCATCCAGGTTGGATGGGGAACATGTTGTCTTTGGCAAGGTTATTCAAGGCATGGACATTGTGTTTGCAATTGAAGGTGGGGCAGGAACCTACAGTGGGAAGCCTAGAAAGAAGGTTGTAATTGCTGAGTCTGGAGAGATACCCAAGAGCAAGTGGGATGAGGAAAGTTAAGTCCCCTCTCTTCAGGAACAAAAGAGAGCTTTTCTGTTTCAAGTTTGCAAATTTGGTTCACATATATCATTCACATTCTCTTCCCCTTGTAACACATGTCCATGAAATTTGCCTGGTCCTCCCAGATCCGATAGCCTTAGGTCCATTTGGAAAATATTGTATTTGGCAACTCTTGTTAACATGGGCATGCTTGTTGTAGAGGAATCAAGAACTGAACTTGTTTCCATTTTACTCTGTCATGTACATCACACTGCTGTTTTGAATTGGTTTGAAAGCAACTGTATATAGAAAGTTTTACATGCCAACGAAAGAGAAGCACAAGGAAAGGAAATTTTGGAATCTTTATTCTCCAAGACAGGAACCGG includes these proteins:
- the LOC108993373 gene encoding peptidyl-prolyl cis-trans isomerase CYP21-1-like isoform X2; this encodes MRRTISVLVQPRCLLLYLVLFVLLIFAFSKPKTKTKTKIKQVEEKAEEVPEITHRVYLDVNIDKQRQGRIVIGLYGQVVPKTVENFRALCTGEKGKGASGKKLHFKGTPFHRIVSGFMIQGVVSMVNSGPNSNGAQFFITTVKTSWLDGEHVVFGKVIQGMDIVFAIEGGAGTYSGKPRKKVVIAESGEIPKSKWDEES
- the LOC108993373 gene encoding peptidyl-prolyl cis-trans isomerase CYP21-1-like isoform X1 codes for the protein MRRTISVLVQPRCLLLYLVLFVLLIFAFSKPKTKTKTKIKQVEEKAEEVPEITHRVYLDVNIDKQRQGRIVIGLYGQVVPKTVENFRALCTGEKGKGASGKKLHFKGTPFHRIVSGFMIQGGDIIYGDGRGYESIYGVTFADENFKIKHSHAGVVSMVNSGPNSNGAQFFITTVKTSWLDGEHVVFGKVIQGMDIVFAIEGGAGTYSGKPRKKVVIAESGEIPKSKWDEES